One genomic segment of Acidobacteriota bacterium includes these proteins:
- a CDS encoding OmpA family protein — MKRLTHWSLSILTVIIMVLAAACVSSDDPNKRAKKGAAIGAVTGAAAGAVIGNQSDNPKTGAVVGAAVGAGVGAAIGHMMDKQQQELERIEGVEVTRTAEDEINVVMENDILFDFDSAALRADSRQSLRDMASVFVEYPDTRIDISGHTDSVGSASYNQNLSEERARAVTRYLTSQGVSPTRITARGYGESLPTSSNETAAGRQLNRRVEIQITAIPQG; from the coding sequence ATGAAACGACTTACACATTGGAGCCTGAGCATTCTCACCGTCATCATCATGGTGCTCGCGGCAGCCTGCGTCAGCAGCGACGATCCCAACAAGAGAGCCAAGAAGGGCGCAGCGATCGGCGCCGTGACCGGAGCCGCAGCCGGAGCCGTGATCGGAAATCAGTCAGATAACCCGAAGACCGGTGCTGTGGTCGGTGCGGCCGTCGGAGCCGGAGTCGGAGCTGCGATCGGTCACATGATGGACAAACAGCAGCAGGAGCTCGAGCGGATCGAGGGCGTCGAAGTCACCCGAACTGCCGAAGACGAGATCAACGTGGTCATGGAGAACGACATCCTGTTCGACTTCGACTCGGCGGCACTTCGGGCCGATAGTCGTCAGTCGCTCAGAGACATGGCGAGCGTTTTCGTCGAGTATCCCGACACGCGTATCGACATCAGCGGCCATACCGATTCGGTCGGGTCGGCCTCTTACAACCAGAATCTCTCCGAGGAGCGGGCGCGGGCAGTGACGCGCTACCTGACTTCCCAGGGAGTTTCGCCGACGCGAATCACCGCCCGAGGGTATGGCGAATCGCTGCCGACCTCGTCCAACGAAACGGCAGCCGGCCGCCAGCTCAACAGAAGGGTCGAGATCCAGATCACGGCCATTCCTCAGGGCTGA